The Acropora muricata isolate sample 2 chromosome 5, ASM3666990v1, whole genome shotgun sequence genome includes a window with the following:
- the LOC136916831 gene encoding putative ATP-dependent DNA helicase Q1 isoform X1, whose translation MAALSLEEAIESASESFPSIDYLKDEQKKCIAALLPKKDALGSLPTGFGKSLIFQLYLRIFELVNGRENCHVIIVSALNAITEEQVQEIADIGIPAVAVGDSRETDENVPKVEYKLAFGSAQMWLRKTWINNFKKSALRNNVELIVVDETHVAQSWGQATNKRTAFREAYGDIASI comes from the exons ATGGCGGCCTTGAGTTTAGAAGAAGCGATAGAAAGTGCTTCCGAAAGTTTTCCCAGTATCGATTATTTAAAGGATGAACAGAAGAAATGTATCGCAGCACTGCTACCGAAGAAAGACGCGTTGGGTTCGTTACCAACAGGATTTGGTAAAAGCTTAATTTTCCAACTATATCTGCGAATCTTCGAGTTGGTGAACGGCAGAGAAAATTGTCACGTCATCATTGTTAGCGCGTTGAATGCTATAACCGAAGAGCAGGTTCAGGAAATTGCCGACATAGGCATACCCGCTGTAGCTGTTGGCGATAGCCGTGAAACGGATGAAAATGTACCAAAGGTCGAATACAAGTTGGCGTTTGGTAGTGCACAAATGTGGCTGAGGAAGACCTGGATAAATAACTTCAAGAAGTCCGCCCTGAGAAACAATGTGGAGCTTATTGTCGTAGATGAAACTCACGTTGCTCAAAGTTG gGGCCAGGCTACTAATAAGAGAACAGCTTTTAGGGAAGCTTATGGGGACATTGCCTCAATATGA
- the LOC136916831 gene encoding putative ATP-dependent DNA helicase Q1 isoform X2, protein MAALSLEEAIESASESFPSIDYLKDEQKKCIAALLPKKDALGSLPTGFGKSLIFQLYLRIFELVNGRENCHVIIVSALNAITEEQVQEIADIGIPAVAVGDSRETDENVPKVEYKLAFGSAQMWLRKTWINNFKKSALRNNVELIVVDETHVAQSWNSFTCLDGHCGTEKLL, encoded by the exons ATGGCGGCCTTGAGTTTAGAAGAAGCGATAGAAAGTGCTTCCGAAAGTTTTCCCAGTATCGATTATTTAAAGGATGAACAGAAGAAATGTATCGCAGCACTGCTACCGAAGAAAGACGCGTTGGGTTCGTTACCAACAGGATTTGGTAAAAGCTTAATTTTCCAACTATATCTGCGAATCTTCGAGTTGGTGAACGGCAGAGAAAATTGTCACGTCATCATTGTTAGCGCGTTGAATGCTATAACCGAAGAGCAGGTTCAGGAAATTGCCGACATAGGCATACCCGCTGTAGCTGTTGGCGATAGCCGTGAAACGGATGAAAATGTACCAAAGGTCGAATACAAGTTGGCGTTTGGTAGTGCACAAATGTGGCTGAGGAAGACCTGGATAAATAACTTCAAGAAGTCCGCCCTGAGAAACAATGTGGAGCTTATTGTCGTAGATGAAACTCACGTTGCTCAAAGTTG GAACTCCTTTACTTGCCTTGACGGCCACTGTGGAACAGAGAAGCTTTTATGA